TACAGGAACCAGCATTTGCTAGAGCGATCGCTGGCACTGTCCAATGGCTGAAGCGGGAAATGACAGCTCCTGAAGGTTACTTCTATGCTGCTCAGGACGCTGATAACTTCACCGATCCAACTGAGGCGGAACCAGAGGAAGGAGCATTTTATGTTTGGAGCTACAGCGAACTGGAACAGTTGCTCACTCAGAGTGAGTTAGCCCAACTGCAAGCCCACTTTACAGTCACTCCTAAGGGCAACTTTGAAGGACGCAACGTTTTGCAGCGTCGTGATTCTGAGCATCTGAGCGATGAGTTGGAAACCATATTAGGAAAGCTGTTTGCCGTTCGCTACGGGGCAATTGATCGGATGGAAACCTTTCCGCCAGCGCGTAACAACCAGGAAGCAAAAACTAAAGATTGGCTTGGTCGAATTCCCCCAGTGACGGATACTAAAATGATTGTCGCCTGGAATAGCTTGATGATTTCCGGTCTGGCAAGAGCATATGGGGTGTTCAGACAACCAGAGTATCTTTCGCTTGCTACACGAGGGGCAAATTTCATCTTGGATAATCAGTGGGTAGATGGGCGTTTCCATCGGCTCAATTATGAAGGTAAACCGGCTGTGCTAGGGCAGTCTGAAGATTATGCCCTGTTCATTAAAGCGTTACTTGATTTATACTCCTGTTCCCCCGATCAAACCAGTTGGCTAGAAAAGGCGATCACAGTCCAAGCAGAGTTTGATGAATTCCTATGGAGCATCGAACTAGGAGGCTATTACAACACTTCTGGGGATGGCGGTCGGGAATTAATTGTGCGAGAGCGCAGCTATGCAGATAATGCCACCCCAGCTGCTAATGGAGTGGCGATCGCTAACCTCGTCCGCCTTGCCTTACTTACAGAAGACCTCAGCTATCTTGACCGAGCTGAGCAAGGGCTGCAAGCTTTTAGCAGTATAATGCACAGCGCTCCCCAAGCTTGTCCTAGTTTATTTACAGCTTTAGATTGGTATCGCCACTGCACGCTGATTCGTACATCTGTTAGCCACCTGGAGTCACTTAACAAGCATTATCTTCCCGCTGCTGTTTTCACCGTGTCAGATGATTTACCAGCAGCAACAGTCGGATTAGTCTGCCAAGGTCTGAGCTGCCTTTCTCCTGCCCGTAACCCAGATGAATTATGGGAACAAGTTCAGCAAAGTCAGACAAGGGCGCTGTAGAAGAGCCTGCTTGCTTTAAAACCAGAAAACCGTGACATCCTCCCAGCGCCAAAGCGGAGTACCGCTTATGGCGTGGGCTTCCAAAGATTGCTCTTCAGACTTTCCTGCTTCACGGGAACCCCCAGGCGGTTTACCTCCACAGGCAGCACTACCATCTGTCCGACGGCTGTAAGTCCGCGTTGTTCTACGACTATTGCCGCAGCCACGTCACGGTCTGTTGTATATCCACACTCAACACAATGATGCACTCGTTGTGAGAGTTCTTTTTTGCCAGTATGCACACCACAATTAGGACAAGTTTGACTAGTCCCATTAGGGTCTACTTTGGCAAAATAAACACCTCGTTTCTTACATACCCATGCCAAAATTTCCAAAAATCCACCCCAGCCAGCATCGAGACAATGCTTAGCCAACATGCCCCCACTGGTGGCTTTGAGATTAAGATCTTCCGCAAATATCATCCCAACTCCACAAGAGAGTTGATGGGCAACTTGAAAATGAAACTCTCGACGAGTGTTATGAATGCGTTCGTGCAATCGACGAATTTTGCACTGAGCTCTTTGCGGTAGTTATTCGAGCCTTTTACCTTGTCCTTAAGTTGACGTTGCAGCCATTTGAGCTTGCTTTGCAACTGTACAAAGAATTTGGGACGAGCAACCAGCTTCCCCGTAGACACAGCCAGAAATTTCTCAAGACCGAGATCAATCCCAATACTATTACCAATCGGCATCGCATCGGGAATAGAGATATCAGACTCCAATATCAACATCCCGTACCAACCCGAAGCTTTCTTAACTACCCGTACTTGCTTGACAACCATGCCTTCTGGAATTGGACGATGCAGGTTGATCCGAACCGAGCCAATCTTGGGCAACTTAACTTGCCAACCAGTTACAGGATTAGTCTTGAACTGCGGGAACAACAACGATCTGAACTGCCCGAACTTCTTAAAGCGTGGAAATCCAAACTCTCGTTGCTGCATAAAGCGGAAAGACTTATCCAGTCTTGCCAATGCCTCTTGCAATACTTGCGAATGCACAGCGTCGAACTCTGGAAATATTTTTCTAGCTTGAGTCAGATTGCGCTTTTGGGCATAGTAGTTGGGATAAGGAGTGTCGGCGGGA
This window of the Chroococcidiopsis sp. CCMEE 29 genome carries:
- a CDS encoding thioredoxin domain-containing protein, whose protein sequence is MTNRLAQTQSLYLRKHAENPIEWWPWCEEALKKARAENKPIFLSIGYSSCHWCTVMEGEAFSDAAVAEYMNAHFLPIKVDREERPDLDSIYMQALQMIAGQGGWPLNIFLSPDDLVPFYGGTYFPLEPRYGRPGFLQLLQALRRYYDTEKQDLRSRKAAILDALQQNTVLPAQQLDNDLLRRGWETNTGVITANDYGTKFPMIPYAELALRGVRFNFESRYDSKQACTQRGLDLSLGGIYDHVGGGFHRYTVDPTWTVPHFEKMLYDNGQIVEYLANLWSAGVQEPAFARAIAGTVQWLKREMTAPEGYFYAAQDADNFTDPTEAEPEEGAFYVWSYSELEQLLTQSELAQLQAHFTVTPKGNFEGRNVLQRRDSEHLSDELETILGKLFAVRYGAIDRMETFPPARNNQEAKTKDWLGRIPPVTDTKMIVAWNSLMISGLARAYGVFRQPEYLSLATRGANFILDNQWVDGRFHRLNYEGKPAVLGQSEDYALFIKALLDLYSCSPDQTSWLEKAITVQAEFDEFLWSIELGGYYNTSGDGGRELIVRERSYADNATPAANGVAIANLVRLALLTEDLSYLDRAEQGLQAFSSIMHSAPQACPSLFTALDWYRHCTLIRTSVSHLESLNKHYLPAAVFTVSDDLPAATVGLVCQGLSCLSPARNPDELWEQVQQSQTRAL